One Halarcobacter ebronensis genomic window carries:
- a CDS encoding sensor histidine kinase, translated as MLLVAVLYYQKEKKLYFDLAKTKMQNVVSNISAQIIYAHMSSSDLDLSQFLKSDTYKISFYGKDKKMFLGNLEDNIDFSKDIILKDKNFILVDKSTYGHLNIYYIAIKENLYFKRVQNLKIEIIIFFFIIYFIISIIGFFLAKLFLNPIKDERERLNNFIKDTTHELNTPISAILMSTEDSHLTEKQIKRVKLAAQKISEVYKDLTYIFLEDRPNETKAKLYNLKELINSQIEYFEALAEKKKVIITTKVEDSFFTIDENDFIRLFNNLLSNAIKYNKQKGSIKIELINNTLTISDTGIGIEQEKLKDIFSRYFRATNLSGGFGIGLNIVKNICNKYSIKIDVTSQINQGTTFTLKF; from the coding sequence ATGTTACTTGTTGCCGTTCTTTATTATCAAAAAGAGAAAAAACTCTATTTTGATTTAGCAAAAACAAAAATGCAAAATGTTGTATCAAATATCTCTGCTCAAATCATCTATGCACATATGAGTAGTTCAGATTTAGATTTATCTCAATTTTTAAAAAGTGACACATATAAAATCTCTTTTTATGGTAAAGATAAAAAGATGTTTTTAGGCAATTTGGAAGATAACATAGATTTTTCAAAAGATATTATTCTAAAAGACAAGAACTTTATATTAGTTGACAAATCAACCTATGGACATCTAAATATCTACTATATTGCCATTAAAGAGAATCTCTATTTTAAAAGGGTTCAAAATCTAAAAATAGAGATAATTATATTCTTTTTTATCATATATTTTATTATCTCCATTATTGGATTTTTTCTTGCAAAACTATTTTTAAACCCTATAAAAGATGAAAGAGAGAGACTAAACAACTTTATAAAAGATACAACCCATGAGCTAAATACTCCAATTAGTGCCATTTTAATGTCAACAGAAGATAGTCACTTGACAGAAAAACAGATAAAAAGAGTAAAACTTGCTGCCCAAAAAATCTCAGAAGTTTATAAAGATTTAACCTATATTTTTCTAGAAGATAGACCAAATGAAACCAAAGCAAAACTGTATAATTTAAAAGAGTTAATTAACTCACAAATTGAGTACTTTGAAGCATTAGCAGAAAAGAAAAAAGTTATTATAACTACAAAAGTTGAAGACTCTTTTTTTACAATTGATGAAAATGATTTTATTAGACTATTTAACAATCTTCTCTCAAATGCAATAAAATATAACAAACAAAAAGGGTCTATAAAAATTGAACTAATCAATAATACCTTAACTATTTCAGATACAGGAATAGGAATAGAACAAGAAAAATTAAAAGATATTTTTAGCAGATATTTTAGAGCCACAAATTTAAGTGGAGGTTTTGGTATTGGTCTTAATATTGTTAAAAATATTTGTAATAAATACTCAATCAAAATTGATGTA
- a CDS encoding response regulator transcription factor gives MKILLLEDDTLLNEIIEEFLEKLEYTIVTTFDGQEALETIYEQKFDLLILDVNVPSLNGFDLLKELKANSIDIPTIYITSLHTSKDMEDGFKAGADDYIKKPFHLSELNLRINNIKRLRQIEASGIVKLNDKISYDNDKKVVLIDSNEIQLSKTESRVFEYLIKNRNKAISIEEIALNNWVYDEAPTDTTIRTYIKNIRKILGKDSISTTKGIGYKLNL, from the coding sequence ATGAAAATTTTACTTTTAGAAGATGATACTCTATTAAATGAGATAATAGAGGAGTTTTTAGAAAAACTTGAATATACAATTGTTACAACTTTTGATGGACAAGAGGCTTTGGAAACTATCTATGAACAGAAGTTTGACTTACTTATTCTTGATGTAAATGTACCTAGTTTAAATGGCTTTGATCTCTTAAAAGAGTTAAAAGCAAACTCTATTGATATTCCAACAATCTATATAACCTCTTTACACACTTCAAAAGATATGGAAGATGGATTTAAAGCTGGAGCTGATGATTATATTAAAAAACCTTTTCATTTAAGTGAGCTGAATCTAAGAATAAATAATATCAAAAGATTGAGACAAATAGAAGCCAGTGGAATAGTAAAATTAAATGACAAAATCTCTTATGATAATGATAAAAAAGTGGTGCTTATTGACTCAAATGAGATTCAACTATCAAAAACAGAATCAAGGGTATTTGAGTATCTAATCAAAAACAGAAACAAAGCAATTTCAATAGAAGAGATCGCTTTAAACAATTGGGTTTATGATGAAGCTCCAACCGATACAACCATAAGAACATATATAAAAAATATAAGAAAGATATTAGGCAAAGATAGTATCTCTACAACAAAAGGAATAGGATATAAACTCAATCTTTAA
- a CDS encoding sensor histidine kinase, protein MESRLQYDLITSNMQNVASKVSSTIIYAHMAGLSINTAKMANFIKYDYALYDKEHRKLIGNIRESIDLSQRLQKIDDSYVLVDNTPRGHLGVYHIVIRENIYHEKITTLLERLIFSFFVIYCAIAVIGYYLASMFISPIINERKKLNNFIKDTTHELNTPITAILMSTGKDAQLTEKNMQRINLSAKRISEIYKDLVYLFLQDSNSKTVIKELKIDEIIKEQLDNFDSFAQKKRLAINCNLEATVIKMDRENFVRLFNNLISNAIKYNKIEGFINITLKEKELTIEDSGIGIKKDRLKDIFNRYYRATKEQGGFGIGLNIVYHICTTYDIKIDVQSQENVGTTFKLKFKD, encoded by the coding sequence ATGGAGTCAAGACTTCAGTATGATTTGATTACCTCAAATATGCAAAATGTTGCCTCAAAAGTCTCTTCAACAATAATTTATGCCCATATGGCAGGTCTATCAATAAACACCGCAAAAATGGCGAATTTTATTAAATATGATTATGCCTTATATGATAAAGAGCACAGAAAACTAATAGGAAATATTAGAGAGAGTATTGATCTCTCACAAAGACTTCAAAAAATAGATGATAGTTATGTTTTGGTTGATAACACACCAAGAGGGCATTTAGGAGTTTATCATATTGTAATTAGAGAGAATATCTATCATGAAAAAATCACAACTTTATTGGAAAGACTTATTTTCTCTTTCTTTGTAATCTATTGTGCAATTGCTGTTATTGGTTATTATCTAGCAAGTATGTTTATAAGTCCAATTATAAATGAGAGAAAAAAGTTAAACAATTTTATCAAAGATACAACTCACGAATTAAATACTCCTATTACAGCTATTTTAATGAGTACAGGTAAAGATGCTCAACTAACTGAAAAAAACATGCAAAGGATAAATTTAAGTGCAAAAAGAATCTCTGAGATATATAAAGATTTAGTCTATCTCTTTTTGCAAGATAGTAATAGTAAAACAGTTATAAAAGAGTTAAAAATTGATGAGATAATAAAAGAACAATTAGATAATTTTGACTCTTTCGCCCAAAAAAAGAGGCTTGCTATAAACTGTAATTTAGAAGCAACTGTTATTAAAATGGATAGGGAAAATTTTGTAAGACTTTTTAATAACCTTATCTCTAACGCAATAAAATATAATAAAATTGAAGGCTTTATTAATATAACTCTTAAAGAAAAAGAGCTTACGATAGAAGATAGTGGTATTGGAATAAAAAAAGATAGATTGAAAGATATTTTTAACAGATACTACAGAGCAACAAAAGAGCAAGGTGGTTTTGGTATTGGTTTAAATATTGTTTATCATATATGTACAACTTATGATATTAAAATAGATGTTCAATCCCAAGAGAATGTGGGAACAACCTTTAAACTAAAATTTAAAGATTGA
- a CDS encoding response regulator transcription factor, which translates to MKILLLEDDLILNEIIEEFLQGLEYEVTCVFDGMKACELIYEEHFDLLILDVNVPNMTGFEFLKSLRENSITTPAIFITSLDSVDDVEEGFKAGADDYLKKPFELKELELRINNIKRLLHLDDEDLIIDENIRFNTKLNYVDNNSIKSKLPLKEAQILKYLLKNTNRCISQEELSSNIWNYEDAPTSSTIRTYIKNIRKILGEEYIETIKGVGYRFNKK; encoded by the coding sequence ATGAAAATATTGTTATTAGAAGATGATTTAATTTTAAATGAGATTATTGAAGAGTTTTTGCAAGGGCTAGAATATGAAGTTACTTGTGTATTTGATGGGATGAAAGCTTGTGAACTAATCTATGAAGAGCATTTTGATTTATTGATTTTAGATGTCAATGTACCAAATATGACTGGTTTTGAATTTCTTAAAAGCTTGCGAGAAAATAGTATTACTACCCCTGCTATTTTTATAACCTCTCTTGATTCAGTTGATGATGTTGAAGAGGGATTTAAAGCAGGAGCCGATGACTACTTGAAAAAACCTTTTGAGCTTAAAGAGTTAGAGCTTAGAATAAATAATATCAAAAGGCTTCTGCACTTAGATGATGAAGATTTAATTATAGATGAGAATATTAGATTTAATACAAAACTAAACTATGTGGATAATAACTCTATTAAAAGTAAACTTCCATTAAAAGAGGCTCAAATTCTTAAATATCTTCTAAAAAATACAAATAGATGTATCTCACAAGAGGAATTAAGCTCTAATATTTGGAACTATGAAGATGCTCCAACCTCATCAACAATTAGAACTTATATCAAAAATATTAGAAAAATATTGGGAGAAGAGTATATAGAGACTATTAAAGGAGTTGGTTATAGATTTAACAAGAAGTGA
- a CDS encoding YceI family protein, which yields MSKVLFTSLVGVSLAYATPYSLDGAHSEVGFSVKHMMISNVKGEFTSYDAKIDFDAAKKSFNTLEAVIKVESIDTGIEKRDNHLRSEDFFYAKEFPLITFKMKSYKADGDEGVAIGDLTIRGVTKEIKLDVEDIATVKDFKGNERVGFTIKGKINRMDYGLKWNQALELGGVAVSEDVKLVIEVEAVESK from the coding sequence TTGAGTAAAGTTCTGTTTACAAGTTTAGTAGGAGTAAGTCTAGCATATGCGACACCATATAGTTTAGATGGAGCACATAGTGAAGTTGGATTTTCGGTAAAACATATGATGATTTCAAATGTTAAGGGTGAATTTACCTCATATGATGCAAAGATTGATTTTGATGCTGCAAAAAAAAGTTTTAATACTTTAGAAGCTGTAATTAAAGTTGAATCAATAGATACTGGAATAGAAAAAAGAGATAATCACCTAAGAAGTGAAGATTTTTTCTATGCAAAAGAGTTTCCTTTAATCACTTTTAAAATGAAATCTTATAAAGCAGATGGCGATGAGGGTGTTGCAATTGGGGATTTGACAATTAGAGGTGTAACAAAAGAGATTAAACTTGATGTTGAAGATATAGCAACAGTAAAAGATTTCAAAGGAAATGAGAGAGTAGGGTTTACTATTAAAGGTAAAATAAATAGAATGGATTATGGATTAAAATGGAATCAGGCTCTTGAATTAGGTGGAGTTGCCGTTAGTGAAGATGTAAAATTAGTTATTGAAGTTGAGGCAGTTGAAAGCAAATAG
- a CDS encoding DUF692 domain-containing protein has translation MINLKGCGLGLRSNFLLEVSKSEFQPDWWEVTPENWMHMPKIYEKAFEEAVFSRPTVAHGLSLSIGSIEKLNKKFVKQMKEFLDRYNIEFYSEHLSFSSLDGRQSYELLPIPMTKKMVNLVSDKVKEVEDIIQRKLILENATYYYVPYAEMAEVDFINEVMEKSKAKMLLDVNNVFVNSVNHTFKAKKFIDNLDKSVIAYMHIAGHYFDKDSNIRIDSHGMPICSGVWKLLEHTLKQIDAPVMIERDNNIPPLNELEIEYKNMQSIVKRVRDA, from the coding sequence ATGATAAATTTAAAAGGGTGTGGTTTAGGTCTTAGAAGTAATTTTTTACTTGAGGTGTCAAAAAGTGAGTTTCAACCTGATTGGTGGGAAGTTACACCTGAAAACTGGATGCATATGCCAAAAATTTATGAGAAAGCATTTGAAGAAGCAGTTTTTTCAAGGCCAACTGTAGCCCATGGTTTATCTTTATCTATAGGTTCTATTGAGAAACTCAATAAAAAGTTTGTAAAACAGATGAAAGAGTTTCTTGATAGATACAATATTGAATTTTATTCTGAACATCTCTCTTTCTCATCTTTAGATGGACGACAATCTTACGAACTGCTTCCAATTCCTATGACAAAAAAGATGGTAAATTTAGTTAGTGATAAAGTAAAAGAGGTTGAGGATATAATTCAAAGAAAACTTATTTTAGAGAATGCCACCTACTATTATGTACCTTATGCAGAGATGGCTGAGGTAGATTTTATAAATGAAGTTATGGAAAAATCTAAAGCAAAAATGCTTTTAGATGTAAATAATGTATTTGTAAATTCAGTTAATCACACTTTTAAAGCAAAAAAATTTATAGATAATTTAGACAAAAGTGTAATTGCATATATGCATATTGCAGGACACTATTTTGACAAAGACTCAAATATTAGAATTGATTCACACGGAATGCCTATATGTTCAGGAGTTTGGAAACTTTTGGAACATACATTAAAACAAATTGATGCTCCTGTTATGATTGAAAGAGATAATAATATTCCTCCATTAAATGAACTAGAAATAGAGTATAAAAATATGCAAAGTATTGTAAAAAGAGTTAGAGATGCCTAA
- a CDS encoding putative DNA-binding domain-containing protein, giving the protein MPKLEKEIQKRFFDNLINQSEDFENSAIEVYQKLVFQRYYEVIKNSFPLFMKEIEKEDLDKSIKAFMKDTPNTPFMWKVPKYYKNFVKKSALFDDKKYLYELLYFDWTEIEIYMKEYKSKKLGSFSFNESFKLSKSARVKRFKYDIVNKNYKEKRENFLVIYYDFQTNEVIYREINQLIYLLLKESKKSKTFKEILQKLCKANDIVYKEAENLLFKPLEELFEKRVFI; this is encoded by the coding sequence ATGCCTAAATTGGAAAAAGAGATCCAAAAAAGATTTTTTGATAATTTAATAAATCAAAGTGAAGATTTTGAAAACTCTGCAATTGAAGTCTATCAAAAACTTGTTTTTCAAAGATATTATGAGGTAATAAAAAATAGCTTTCCTCTTTTTATGAAAGAGATTGAGAAAGAAGATTTAGACAAAAGCATAAAAGCTTTTATGAAAGATACGCCAAATACACCTTTTATGTGGAAAGTTCCAAAATATTACAAAAACTTTGTAAAAAAAAGTGCTCTCTTTGATGATAAAAAGTATCTTTATGAATTGCTCTATTTTGATTGGACTGAAATAGAGATTTATATGAAAGAGTATAAAAGTAAAAAGTTGGGAAGTTTCTCTTTTAATGAAAGTTTTAAACTCTCAAAAAGTGCTAGAGTAAAAAGATTTAAATATGATATTGTAAATAAAAATTACAAAGAAAAAAGAGAAAACTTTTTAGTAATCTATTATGATTTTCAAACCAATGAAGTAATCTACAGAGAGATAAATCAACTAATATATCTACTTTTAAAAGAGAGTAAAAAGAGTAAAACTTTTAAAGAGATTTTACAAAAGCTTTGTAAAGCAAATGATATAGTATATAAAGAGGCAGAAAACCTCTTATTTAAGCCCCTAGAGGAGCTTTTTGAAAAAAGAGTCTTTATCTAA
- a CDS encoding MATE family efflux transporter: MKNNTKYLINDDIPTLLKQIAIPASMGMIFNTLTNVVDTFYAGLISTQAISALSLSFMIFFTVIGLGYGFSSAITALIGNATGSDKRFLASLYAHKGIFFMQLLALLMTLVGFIISPSLLKLLGASNDYLQLSLDYINVILAGTIFFMTNFALNAILISRGDTKSYRNTLIFGFFANLVFNPLFVYGFLFIPAMGISGLAFATVLIQILNGIYLLYKVLQTKLIHFENLKYFLPHKKIYKDMIIQGIPSSMNMLIMSIGSIILIYFVSLYGVKAVAGYGVGFRVEQLMLLPALGLSSAVLTLVSNNYGAKKYERVQETLNKALKYGFIISTFGIVFLYIFGKLIIMQFDDDLEVITYGLNYLLVEVWIFYAYVILFICVSTLQGIKKPKMILYIALYRQIIAKFFIAYLIVKVFNLDYIYLWVGVLVMIYSAAIFAFIYTQNLLKKEQIFR, encoded by the coding sequence GTGAAGAATAATACTAAATACCTTATAAATGATGATATCCCAACCCTTTTAAAACAAATAGCAATCCCTGCTAGTATGGGAATGATTTTTAATACCCTAACAAATGTTGTAGATACTTTTTATGCAGGACTTATCTCTACACAAGCTATATCAGCTTTGTCGCTCTCATTTATGATATTTTTTACTGTAATTGGTCTAGGATATGGATTCTCTTCTGCAATTACTGCTTTAATAGGAAATGCAACAGGAAGTGACAAAAGGTTTTTAGCTTCATTGTATGCCCATAAGGGAATCTTTTTTATGCAGTTATTAGCTCTTTTAATGACTTTGGTAGGATTTATCATCTCCCCATCTCTTTTAAAGCTTCTAGGGGCTTCAAATGATTATTTACAACTATCCCTTGATTATATAAATGTAATACTAGCTGGAACAATATTTTTTATGACAAATTTTGCTTTAAATGCAATTTTAATCTCCAGAGGAGATACAAAATCCTATAGAAATACTTTAATCTTTGGATTTTTTGCAAATTTAGTCTTTAATCCACTTTTTGTATATGGTTTTTTATTCATTCCAGCAATGGGCATCTCTGGACTTGCTTTTGCAACAGTTTTAATTCAAATTTTAAATGGGATCTATCTTTTATACAAAGTTTTACAAACTAAATTAATCCATTTTGAAAATCTAAAATACTTTTTACCACATAAAAAAATCTATAAAGATATGATAATACAAGGAATTCCATCAAGCATGAATATGCTTATTATGTCTATTGGATCAATTATTCTAATCTATTTTGTATCTTTATATGGAGTAAAAGCTGTAGCAGGATATGGAGTTGGTTTTAGAGTTGAACAACTTATGCTTTTGCCAGCTCTTGGGCTTAGTTCGGCTGTATTAACTCTTGTATCAAATAATTATGGTGCTAAAAAATATGAAAGGGTACAAGAGACTCTAAACAAAGCTTTAAAATATGGTTTTATAATCTCAACTTTTGGGATAGTTTTTTTATATATTTTTGGAAAACTAATCATTATGCAATTTGATGATGATTTAGAGGTAATCACTTATGGTTTGAATTATCTATTAGTTGAAGTTTGGATTTTTTATGCTTATGTAATTCTTTTTATCTGTGTTTCTACACTGCAAGGGATTAAAAAGCCAAAAATGATTTTATATATAGCTTTGTATAGACAAATCATTGCAAAATTTTTTATAGCTTATTTGATTGTAAAAGTTTTTAATTTAGATTATATCTATCTTTGGGTTGGTGTTTTAGTTATGATATATTCTGCTGCTATTTTTGCCTTTATCTATACTCAAAATCTATTAAAAAAAGAGCAAATTTTTAGATAA
- a CDS encoding homoserine dehydrogenase, which produces MKVGIIGVGTVGASVANILRDNKDIITARAGCEIEPAIGVVNNLNKKRDVTIELTDDLEKVLNDDSIDVIVELMGGIERPYEIIKKALANGKAVVTANKALLAYHRYELQDLAGDTPFEYEASVAGGIPIINALRDGLTANNILSIRGIMNGTCNYMLTKMINEGIDYDTILKEAQELGYAEADPTFDVGGFDAAHKLLILGSIAYGIDVKPEDILIEGIQNISSEDIDFAKEFNYSIKLLTIAKKVDNEIELRVHPSLIPNHEMISKVDGVMNGVSVIGDKVGETMYYGAGAGGDATASAVIANIIDIARRGKGAPMLGFETPHGKNLKLMPKENIRTKYYLRLRVEDKAGVLAKIATILGSKNISIEKMIQKPLNRTCAHILLSTHTSTEKDVIEALKTIEEAGVVTGKTAMIRIED; this is translated from the coding sequence ATGAAAGTAGGAATCATAGGAGTAGGTACTGTTGGAGCTAGCGTTGCGAATATCTTAAGAGATAACAAAGATATTATCACTGCAAGAGCTGGTTGTGAGATTGAACCTGCTATTGGCGTTGTTAATAATCTTAATAAAAAAAGAGATGTAACAATTGAATTAACAGATGACCTTGAAAAAGTTTTAAATGATGACTCAATTGATGTGATTGTTGAGCTTATGGGTGGAATTGAAAGACCTTATGAAATAATCAAAAAGGCTTTGGCAAATGGAAAAGCTGTTGTAACAGCAAATAAAGCACTTCTTGCTTATCACAGATATGAGCTTCAAGATTTAGCTGGAGATACACCTTTTGAATATGAAGCTTCAGTTGCAGGTGGTATTCCAATTATAAATGCCCTAAGGGATGGATTAACAGCAAATAATATCTTATCAATTAGAGGTATTATGAATGGAACTTGTAACTATATGCTTACAAAAATGATAAATGAAGGTATAGATTACGACACTATCTTAAAAGAGGCTCAAGAACTAGGTTATGCAGAAGCTGATCCAACATTTGATGTTGGTGGATTTGATGCTGCACATAAACTTCTTATTCTTGGTTCAATTGCTTATGGGATAGACGTGAAACCTGAAGATATTCTAATTGAAGGTATTCAAAATATCTCTTCAGAAGATATTGATTTTGCAAAAGAGTTTAACTACTCAATCAAACTTCTAACTATTGCTAAAAAAGTTGATAATGAGATTGAGCTTAGAGTTCATCCTTCACTTATTCCAAATCATGAAATGATTTCAAAAGTTGATGGAGTTATGAACGGAGTCTCTGTTATTGGAGACAAAGTTGGTGAAACTATGTATTATGGAGCAGGTGCTGGTGGTGATGCAACAGCCTCTGCTGTAATTGCAAATATCATAGATATTGCAAGACGTGGTAAAGGTGCACCAATGTTAGGTTTTGAGACTCCTCATGGTAAAAATTTAAAACTAATGCCAAAAGAGAATATTAGAACAAAATATTACCTAAGACTAAGAGTTGAGGATAAAGCAGGAGTTTTAGCAAAAATTGCAACTATTTTAGGATCTAAAAACATCTCTATTGAGAAAATGATTCAAAAACCATTAAATAGAACTTGTGCACATATTCTACTTTCAACACATACATCTACTGAAAAAGATGTAATTGAAGCACTTAAAACTATTGAAGAGGCAGGTGTTGTTACAGGCAAAACTGCAATGATAAGAATTGAAGATTAA
- a CDS encoding LL-diaminopimelate aminotransferase, with product MFPEIEFERMKRLPNYVFAEVNAIKMEARRAGEDIIDFSMGNPDGPAPQHITDKLIEAAHKPKNHGYSASAGIYKLRLAICNWYKRKYGVDYLDPNKHAVATMGSKEGYVHLVQAIVNVGDVAIVPDPTYPIHSYAFMLAGGAIHNFELPFDEENFRVDEDLFFERLNKTLKESIPKVKYVLVNFPHNPSCATVTPDFYQRLVDLAKKERFYIISDIAYADITFDGYKTPSIFQAKGALDVAVESFTLSKSYNMAGWRVGFIVGNEKLVGALKRIKSWLDYGMFTPIQVAATVALDGPQECVEEHIEKYRKRRDLMVEVFKEAGWDMKVPHASMFIWAKIPEKARHLGSMEFSKQLLVEAKVAVSPGIGFGHYGDEYVRIALIENEKRIRQAGKNIKKYLNSL from the coding sequence ATGTTTCCAGAGATTGAATTTGAAAGAATGAAAAGACTTCCAAACTATGTGTTTGCAGAAGTTAACGCTATTAAAATGGAAGCAAGAAGAGCCGGTGAGGATATTATAGATTTCTCAATGGGAAATCCTGATGGACCAGCTCCACAACATATAACAGATAAATTAATTGAAGCAGCACACAAGCCTAAAAATCATGGCTATAGTGCTAGTGCAGGTATTTACAAATTAAGACTTGCAATTTGTAACTGGTATAAAAGAAAATATGGAGTTGATTATTTAGATCCAAATAAACACGCAGTTGCAACAATGGGAAGCAAAGAGGGATATGTTCACTTAGTTCAAGCAATTGTAAATGTAGGTGATGTTGCTATTGTTCCAGATCCAACATATCCAATCCACTCTTATGCATTTATGTTAGCTGGTGGTGCAATTCATAACTTTGAGTTACCATTTGATGAAGAAAATTTTAGAGTTGATGAAGACCTATTTTTTGAGAGATTAAACAAAACATTAAAAGAGTCTATTCCAAAAGTAAAATATGTTTTAGTTAACTTTCCACACAACCCATCTTGTGCAACTGTAACACCAGATTTTTATCAAAGATTGGTTGATTTGGCTAAAAAAGAGAGATTTTACATAATCTCAGATATTGCTTATGCAGATATCACTTTTGATGGATATAAAACACCATCAATTTTCCAGGCTAAAGGTGCACTTGATGTTGCAGTTGAGTCATTTACTCTATCAAAATCATATAATATGGCAGGATGGAGAGTTGGTTTTATTGTAGGTAATGAAAAACTTGTTGGTGCTTTAAAAAGAATCAAATCTTGGCTTGACTATGGTATGTTTACACCAATTCAAGTTGCAGCTACTGTTGCCCTTGATGGTCCTCAAGAGTGTGTTGAAGAACATATTGAAAAATATAGAAAAAGAAGAGATTTAATGGTTGAAGTTTTCAAAGAGGCTGGTTGGGATATGAAAGTACCTCATGCTTCAATGTTTATCTGGGCAAAAATCCCAGAAAAAGCTAGACATCTTGGAAGTATGGAGTTCTCAAAACAACTACTTGTTGAAGCTAAAGTTGCTGTAAGTCCAGGTATTGGATTTGGTCATTATGGTGATGAGTATGTGAGAATTGCACTAATTGAAAATGAAAAAAGAATTAGACAAGCTGGAAAAAACATAAAAAAATATTTAAATAGTTTATAG
- the rlmB gene encoding 23S rRNA (guanosine(2251)-2'-O)-methyltransferase RlmB: MIIYGKQVVLYVLEKHPELIEEVLFSKEIDPKLFKKFTSLNKKVIKLDNKKAQGLAKGGNHQGFFLRLREFGVSTLKELKDSDFIVVLDGITDVGNIGAICRTAYSLGVDAIVASSVKQLNYEGIARTSSGALFDIPFCHNPNSLDVANELKQYGFKLFGAAMDGKDLKKFEQKKEKIALVLGSEGEGLSSKMIKKLDEKVSIKMSNDFDSLNVSVAGGILIYNLKN; encoded by the coding sequence ATGATTATATATGGAAAACAAGTAGTGCTCTACGTACTTGAGAAACATCCAGAACTTATTGAAGAAGTACTTTTTTCAAAAGAGATAGATCCTAAACTTTTTAAAAAATTTACAAGTTTAAACAAAAAGGTTATTAAACTTGACAACAAAAAAGCACAAGGATTAGCAAAAGGTGGAAATCACCAAGGATTTTTTTTAAGATTAAGAGAGTTTGGAGTATCTACATTAAAAGAGTTAAAAGACTCAGACTTTATTGTTGTTTTAGATGGAATTACCGATGTTGGTAATATAGGTGCAATTTGCAGAACTGCCTATTCACTTGGTGTTGATGCAATTGTAGCAAGCAGTGTAAAACAGCTAAATTATGAGGGGATTGCAAGAACAAGTAGTGGAGCTCTTTTTGATATTCCATTTTGCCATAATCCAAATTCACTGGATGTTGCAAATGAGTTAAAACAGTATGGTTTTAAACTTTTTGGTGCAGCAATGGATGGAAAAGATTTAAAAAAGTTTGAACAAAAAAAAGAAAAAATTGCACTTGTTTTAGGAAGTGAAGGGGAAGGACTTTCAAGTAAAATGATTAAAAAACTTGATGAAAAAGTCTCTATTAAGATGTCAAATGATTTTGACTCTCTAAATGTCTCTGTTGCAGGTGGAATTTTAATTTATAATTTAAAAAACTAA